From one Balaenoptera acutorostrata chromosome 6, mBalAcu1.1, whole genome shotgun sequence genomic stretch:
- the RPS6 gene encoding 40S ribosomal protein S6 yields MKLNISFPATGCQKLIEVDDERKLRTFYEKRMATEVAADALGEEWKGYVVRISGGNDKQGFPMKQGVLTHGRVRLLLSKGHSCYRPRRTGERKRKSVRGCIVDANLSVLNLVIVKKGEKDIPGLTDTTVPRRLGPKRASRIRKLFNLSKEDDVRQYVVRKPLNKEGKKPRTKAPKIQRLVTPRVLQHKRRRIALKKQRTKKNKEEAAEYAKLLAKRMKEAKEKRQEQIAKRRRLSSLRASTSKSESSQK; encoded by the exons ATGAAG CTGAACATCTCTTTCCCGGCCACTGGCTGCCAGAAACTCATTGAAGTGGACGATGAACGAAAACTTCGTACCTTTTATGAGAAGCGTATGGCCACAGAAGTTGCTGCTGACGCTCTGGGTGAAGAATGGAAG GGTTATGTGGTCCGAATCAGTGGTGGGAACGACAAACAGGGTTTCCCCATGAAGCAGGGTGTCTTGACCCATGGCCGAGTCCGCCTGCTACTGAGTAAGGGGCATTCCTGTTACAGACCAAGGAGGACTGGAGAAAGAAAGCGCAAATCTGTACGGGGTTGCATTGTGGATGCCAATCTGAGCGTTCTCAATTTGGTCATTGTAAAAAAAG gagAGAAGGATATTCCTGGACTCACTGATACTACTGTGCCTCGTCGCCTGGGGCCCAAAAGAGCTAGCAGAATCCGCAAACTTTTCAATCTCTCTAAAGAAGATGATGTCCGCCAGTATGTTGTGAGAAAGCCCCTAAACAAAGAAG GTAAGAAACCTAGGACCAAAGCACCCAAGATTCAGCGTCTTGTTACTCCACGTGTTCTGCAACACAAACGTCGGCGAATTGCTCTGAAGAAACAGCGtactaagaaaaataaggaagaggCTGCAGAATATGCTAAACTTTTGGCCAAGAGAATGAAG gaGGCCAAAGAAAAACGCCAGGAACAGATTGCCAAGAGACGGAGGCTGTCCTCTCTGAGAGCTTCTACTTCTAAGTCTGAGTCCAGTCAAAAATGA